In a single window of the Thunnus maccoyii chromosome 7, fThuMac1.1, whole genome shotgun sequence genome:
- the LOC121900117 gene encoding uncharacterized protein C1orf87 — MAQRNTSGTNAIPRLVVKIIGGKQVKQFIEEPQEDTSEKEDPLVEAADDDADKRGVMASHGRLQDRVDSAVWAVINQVPDRVCMTAPSGDRSRSYIHPKTSHITESRAAGAAETTEQKGASEDGDKAELSSAVSDELSDWQFSSLTSTEDDAAALDSTSRGTLDRSEVTHLFLKNDVPLKLPTFSLLLQMFSDECDPEQVHYRKLLQFIRRSAFPEENPQ, encoded by the exons ATGGCTCAGAGAAACACATCTGGAACAAATGCAATCCCCAGACTTGTTGTCAAGATTATAGGAGGCAAACAAGTCAAGCAGTTTATTGAGGAGCCACAAGA AGACACGTCAGAGAAAGAAGATCCTCTTGTTGAAGCTGCAGATGATGATGCAGATAAACGAGGTGTGATGGCGTCTCACGGACGGCTGCAGGACAGAGTGGACTCTGCAGTTTGGGCTGTGATCAACCAG GTTCCTGACAGAGTGTGTATGACGGCGCCCTCTGGTGATCGCTCCAGGTCCTACATTCACCCAAAGACTTCCCACATCACTGAGTCCAgagcagctggagcagcagAGACAACAGAGCAG AAAGGTGCGTCTGAGGACGGAGATAAGGCCGAGCTCTCCTCGGCTGTCAGTGACGAGCTGTCTGATTGGCAGTTCTCCTCTCTGACATCAACAGAGGACGACGCGGCAGCTCTCGATTCCACCTCCAGAGGGACACTCGATCGATCGGAGGTCACTCACCTGTTCCTGAAAAATGATGTTCCGCTGAAATTACCAACGTTTTCTCTGCTCCtccaaatgttttctgatgaatGTGATCCAGAACAG GTTCATTACAGAAAACTGCTACAATTCATAAGACGTTCTGCATTTCCAGAAGAAAATCCACAGTGA